Proteins encoded within one genomic window of Leptospira stimsonii:
- a CDS encoding GatB/YqeY domain-containing protein has translation MSLQIKINDDLKEAMKAKKEPHLSTLRLLKSDIQYELTKTGAKELSDEQVITVIKKAYAKRLDAIGMYEKAGRKDLLAQEEGEATVLKEYLPPELPESEIIATIDQIFAELQPTAKDMGKVMGRVMAAFKGKSIDGTKVSAIVKSRLS, from the coding sequence ATGTCCCTGCAGATAAAAATCAATGACGATCTGAAAGAGGCGATGAAAGCGAAGAAGGAACCTCATCTTTCTACGCTTCGTCTTTTGAAATCCGACATACAGTATGAACTTACAAAGACCGGAGCCAAAGAGCTTTCCGACGAACAAGTGATTACCGTCATCAAGAAGGCTTACGCCAAACGTTTGGATGCGATCGGTATGTATGAAAAGGCAGGGAGAAAGGATCTTTTGGCACAGGAAGAAGGCGAAGCCACCGTATTGAAGGAATACCTTCCTCCCGAACTGCCTGAATCAGAAATTATAGCGACAATCGACCAAATCTTTGCAGAACTGCAACCGACCGCAAAGGATATGGGAAAGGTAATGGGTCGTGTCATGGCCGCATTCAAAGGAAAGAGCATAGACGGTACCAAAGTTTCGGCAATTGTTAAATCCAGGCTTTCCTGA
- the dnaG gene encoding DNA primase, whose protein sequence is MSNKKDFIDRIHREVPIESYISRFVPLKKRGKNFIGLCPFHQEKSPSFNVSAEKQFYYCFGCKASGDLIRFVMDYERVDFSRGLEILSEYSGIPLEEKNSKLSEVSDFLYKINQKVSEYYQHLLHTPVGKNALDYLKSREIEESEIRLFGLGYAPEGFDTLAKEVLKTKDEIAGAIQLGLLREKEAGNGRPYDFFRDRIMFPVLDLSGRVIGFSGRILGPGKEAKYINSQASVVFDKSRTFYNFFRAREGVRKTGEAMLVEGYLDVIGLTRRDFENVIASMGTAITENHIRTLKKFAERVVLVLDGDLAGRKGALHAAEICLKEGMECSIVLLPEGKDPFDLAKSLNRQELNELLSQRIQGSEFVVEELLDRADSRALPEKKRRALQNLYSFIQTLNRETDKQFFLGLGANKLGISMDAVLRDFKGGPNAKNGPSNADTSSNVKEAKILTGPALDCERKIISMLVKHTGLFSYSEEISSMEFMDTASSFLWDYLYTIYTGEGEISPVEILASDIPEDLKQALAPYLLEEDSEKIEPGELQKVFRILLLQQKKFRIEERIRELDQKRERFFTPEIFTELSFYRKEKEKILEHIRSQSATTN, encoded by the coding sequence TTGTCTAACAAAAAGGATTTCATCGATCGAATTCACCGGGAAGTCCCCATCGAATCCTATATATCTCGTTTTGTTCCTCTTAAAAAAAGAGGGAAGAATTTCATAGGACTTTGTCCGTTTCATCAAGAAAAATCTCCGTCGTTTAACGTTTCCGCTGAAAAGCAGTTCTATTATTGTTTTGGTTGTAAGGCTTCCGGCGATCTCATTCGTTTTGTCATGGATTACGAGAGGGTTGATTTTTCGAGAGGTCTCGAAATTCTTTCCGAGTATTCCGGAATTCCTCTGGAAGAGAAAAATTCTAAACTCTCGGAAGTCTCCGATTTTCTCTATAAAATCAATCAAAAGGTCTCCGAATATTATCAACATCTTTTGCATACTCCCGTAGGTAAGAACGCTCTGGATTATCTGAAGTCGAGAGAAATCGAAGAATCAGAAATCCGCCTTTTCGGATTGGGCTACGCTCCGGAAGGTTTTGATACCCTCGCAAAAGAAGTACTGAAAACGAAAGACGAGATTGCAGGTGCGATCCAGTTAGGACTTCTTCGAGAAAAAGAAGCAGGAAACGGTCGTCCGTACGATTTCTTTCGGGATCGGATTATGTTTCCGGTTTTAGATCTTTCCGGAAGGGTGATCGGATTTTCTGGAAGAATTCTGGGTCCAGGAAAAGAAGCCAAATACATCAATAGTCAGGCGTCGGTCGTTTTTGATAAGAGTCGAACCTTCTACAATTTCTTTCGTGCGAGAGAAGGCGTGAGAAAGACCGGTGAGGCGATGCTCGTGGAAGGGTATCTCGACGTGATCGGTCTTACCAGAAGAGACTTTGAAAACGTGATCGCTTCTATGGGAACCGCGATTACGGAAAATCATATTCGCACTTTGAAGAAGTTCGCCGAAAGAGTCGTTTTGGTTTTGGACGGCGATCTTGCTGGAAGAAAGGGTGCACTTCACGCCGCGGAAATCTGTCTAAAAGAAGGAATGGAATGTTCCATTGTCTTGCTTCCGGAAGGAAAAGATCCGTTCGATTTGGCCAAATCCTTAAATAGACAGGAACTGAACGAATTACTTTCCCAGAGAATTCAAGGTTCCGAGTTTGTTGTCGAAGAATTACTCGATCGAGCCGATTCTCGGGCTCTTCCTGAGAAAAAGAGAAGGGCGCTTCAAAATCTGTATTCTTTTATCCAGACTCTCAATCGGGAAACCGACAAGCAGTTCTTTCTCGGTCTTGGAGCGAATAAGCTCGGAATCAGCATGGATGCGGTACTTCGAGATTTTAAAGGCGGACCGAATGCTAAGAATGGACCCTCGAATGCCGATACTAGTTCTAACGTAAAGGAGGCGAAGATCCTCACGGGTCCGGCTCTGGATTGCGAAAGAAAAATTATCTCCATGCTCGTAAAACACACGGGGTTGTTCTCTTATTCGGAAGAGATTTCCTCGATGGAATTTATGGATACGGCGAGTTCCTTTCTTTGGGATTACCTTTATACGATTTATACCGGAGAAGGCGAAATTTCTCCTGTTGAGATCTTAGCATCGGATATTCCCGAGGATTTAAAACAAGCCTTGGCTCCTTATCTTTTAGAAGAAGATTCTGAAAAGATTGAACCGGGAGAATTACAAAAAGTATTTAGAATTCTGCTCTTACAGCAGAAGAAGTTTCGGATCGAGGAACGAATTCGGGAACTCGATCAAAAGAGAGAACGTTTTTTTACGCCCGAGATCTTTACGGAACTCAGTTTTTATCGTAAAGAAAAAGAAAAGATTCTGGAGCATATCCGGAGTCAATCAGCTACCACAAATTAG
- the rpoD gene encoding RNA polymerase sigma factor RpoD has translation MENLQSMPEVQKIISLGKANGEVSYDDINEILPDKILNSEKIDDFFTLLHEMGIEIVEEYTRNTLEPASTLVPKDDSKPARKKKESSASASGSEDPIKLYLREIGKVSLISGETEVFLAKRIEKGEKIIEETILSSSILRANYIKLLPKIRSKKIKVYDLIRVDKMYALNAEEAHKLEELFFKNILVIQEQEKVLQEAVSKIRKYSETSKKFKEFKEKIDASTDVIHNAIRELGVSQKEIQKISQKIKSMVFRIKEIDRHFLKIKAQYGQDVRDIKAFNRFIEKNEKLDDIEVKMGVNIDEVREVIKDIRNNERKLRRMEQEAGSTVQEIKDWGEKIIKGEREISQAKKELVKANLRLVVSIAKRYANRGMHFFDLIQEGNIGLIKAVDKFEYKKGYKFSTYATWWIRQAITRAISDQARTIRVPVHMIEQVNKVIRETRLFVQEFGRDPSNEEIAERLGWPVQKVKMVKNVAREPISLEIPVGSEEDSELGDFIPDTEVETPVNAAASSILAEQIRQVLHTLPAREQKVIRMRFGLDDGYPQTLEEVGYQFKVTRERIRQIEAKALRRLRHPSRSKKLKDYIDG, from the coding sequence ATGGAAAATCTGCAAAGCATGCCTGAGGTTCAGAAGATTATATCTCTTGGAAAGGCAAACGGAGAAGTTTCGTATGACGATATCAACGAGATTCTTCCCGACAAAATTCTGAACTCAGAAAAGATCGACGATTTCTTTACCCTCTTACATGAGATGGGAATCGAAATCGTGGAAGAATATACCAGAAACACTCTGGAACCAGCTTCCACACTCGTTCCCAAGGACGATTCTAAGCCCGCACGAAAGAAAAAAGAATCTTCGGCTTCAGCGAGCGGGTCCGAAGATCCGATCAAACTCTATTTGAGAGAAATCGGAAAGGTGAGTTTGATTTCCGGTGAAACCGAAGTTTTCCTCGCAAAAAGAATTGAGAAAGGGGAAAAGATTATCGAAGAGACGATATTGAGTTCCTCCATTCTCAGAGCGAACTATATCAAGCTCCTTCCAAAAATTCGAAGTAAAAAAATCAAAGTCTACGATCTCATCCGTGTGGATAAGATGTATGCTCTCAATGCGGAAGAAGCTCACAAGTTAGAAGAATTATTTTTTAAAAATATTCTCGTGATCCAAGAACAAGAGAAAGTTTTACAAGAAGCAGTTTCTAAGATCCGAAAATACTCTGAGACTTCCAAAAAGTTCAAAGAATTCAAAGAGAAGATCGACGCTTCTACAGACGTGATCCACAATGCGATCCGGGAACTCGGAGTTTCTCAAAAGGAAATTCAGAAAATCTCCCAGAAGATCAAATCCATGGTTTTTAGAATCAAGGAGATCGATCGTCATTTCTTAAAAATCAAAGCACAGTACGGACAAGACGTTCGAGACATCAAAGCTTTCAACCGGTTTATCGAGAAGAACGAGAAGTTAGACGACATCGAAGTCAAGATGGGAGTGAACATCGACGAAGTTCGAGAGGTCATCAAGGACATTCGAAACAACGAAAGAAAACTCCGTCGTATGGAACAGGAAGCTGGTTCTACCGTTCAAGAAATCAAAGACTGGGGCGAGAAGATCATCAAAGGTGAGAGAGAAATTTCTCAAGCCAAAAAAGAACTCGTTAAAGCAAACTTGAGACTCGTCGTTTCCATCGCGAAACGTTATGCGAATCGCGGGATGCACTTCTTTGATTTAATCCAAGAAGGAAACATCGGTCTCATCAAAGCGGTCGATAAGTTCGAATACAAAAAAGGGTATAAATTCTCCACATACGCCACTTGGTGGATACGTCAAGCGATCACGAGAGCGATCTCGGATCAAGCAAGAACGATTCGTGTTCCGGTTCACATGATCGAACAAGTCAATAAAGTGATCCGCGAAACACGGTTGTTCGTTCAAGAGTTCGGAAGGGATCCGAGCAACGAGGAGATTGCGGAAAGGCTAGGCTGGCCCGTTCAGAAAGTGAAGATGGTTAAGAACGTAGCAAGAGAGCCTATTTCTTTGGAAATTCCGGTCGGTTCGGAAGAAGATTCGGAACTCGGGGATTTTATTCCGGACACGGAAGTGGAAACGCCGGTGAACGCGGCGGCATCCAGCATTCTCGCGGAACAGATTCGTCAGGTTTTGCATACACTTCCAGCAAGGGAACAAAAGGTCATTCGGATGCGCTTCGGTTTGGATGACGGTTATCCACAAACCTTGGAAGAGGTCGGTTATCAATTCAAGGTGACGAGAGAAAGAATTCGTCAGATCGAAGCGAAGGCGCTTCGAAGACTCCGCCACCCCTCCCGCTCGAAAAAACTCAAGGATTATATCGACGGCTGA
- a CDS encoding glycerol-3-phosphate dehydrogenase/oxidase, which produces MQICRGKETCKAGRIVKMEKQGRAEQISKLQKESYDILFIGGGSTGAGAAFDAAKRGYKIALIEKRDFASGTSSRSTKLIHGGVRYLAQFHFKLIHEALTERQRLLENAPHLVKPLKFVLPAYRFYERPYYGIGLTLYDILASRGKLPSHKTISKSEAISEFSAIKKDGLFGGITYYDAQFNDSRLNVLLARAAEKEGATVANRVELVSFIKEKGKLRGANLKDLETGKIFPVFAKVIANTTGVWVDHVRKLDDPRTFNVLSPSQGIHLVFSKEKIPCESAMIIPKTKDGRVVFIIPWEDHVILGTTDTPIENPGDEPLPIGNEVQFLLDTGNDYLETKVTQKDILSVFVGIRPLISPEGNQDTKNISREEVILVSNSGLVTMGGGKWSTYRKMAEELVDRLIQVGNIETKEECSTKTYPFPGSKGYSETLYEELEKTYKVDRKFAKRLQNYYGTEVFEVLGKKPKLIGKGIPFFEEEVVFAVKEEFALGVTDILARRFRILFLDLDLAQKMIGPVATILTKQLKWKEKTKKREEEEAMELIGNLKKSYK; this is translated from the coding sequence ATGCAAATTTGCAGGGGGAAAGAAACCTGTAAAGCAGGAAGAATAGTGAAAATGGAAAAACAAGGCAGAGCCGAACAAATTTCAAAATTACAAAAAGAATCTTATGATATTCTCTTTATCGGAGGAGGATCCACCGGCGCCGGCGCCGCGTTTGACGCGGCCAAAAGAGGATATAAAATCGCACTCATTGAAAAGAGAGATTTTGCTTCGGGGACGTCCTCTCGTTCCACAAAACTCATTCACGGCGGGGTTCGTTACCTGGCGCAGTTTCATTTTAAACTGATCCACGAAGCTCTCACCGAAAGACAGAGACTTTTAGAAAACGCTCCGCATCTCGTTAAACCCCTTAAATTCGTTCTTCCCGCGTATCGATTTTATGAAAGACCCTATTACGGAATTGGACTGACTCTTTATGATATTCTTGCTTCAAGAGGAAAACTTCCTTCTCACAAGACGATTTCCAAATCCGAAGCGATCTCCGAATTCTCCGCGATTAAAAAAGACGGACTCTTCGGTGGAATCACCTACTATGACGCTCAATTCAACGATTCCAGATTGAACGTTCTCCTTGCGAGGGCCGCAGAAAAAGAAGGAGCAACCGTAGCCAACCGCGTCGAGCTGGTTTCGTTCATTAAGGAGAAAGGAAAACTCAGAGGTGCAAATTTAAAAGACCTCGAGACAGGAAAAATATTTCCAGTCTTCGCAAAGGTAATTGCAAACACAACCGGTGTTTGGGTCGATCACGTTCGAAAACTCGATGATCCAAGAACGTTTAACGTTTTGTCACCCAGCCAAGGAATTCACCTCGTTTTTTCGAAGGAGAAAATTCCGTGCGAGTCCGCGATGATCATTCCAAAGACGAAAGATGGAAGGGTTGTATTTATCATTCCTTGGGAAGATCACGTGATTCTTGGAACCACAGATACGCCGATCGAAAATCCGGGAGACGAACCGCTTCCGATCGGAAACGAGGTTCAATTCTTATTGGATACCGGGAACGATTATTTGGAAACGAAGGTGACTCAAAAAGATATTCTTTCCGTTTTTGTCGGTATTCGTCCGCTGATCTCGCCCGAAGGAAACCAGGACACGAAGAATATTTCCAGAGAAGAAGTGATTCTCGTTTCCAATTCCGGTCTTGTGACGATGGGCGGAGGAAAATGGTCCACCTATAGAAAGATGGCCGAAGAATTAGTCGATAGACTCATTCAAGTTGGGAACATAGAAACGAAAGAAGAATGTTCTACAAAGACATATCCTTTCCCAGGATCCAAGGGATATTCCGAAACTCTTTACGAGGAATTGGAGAAAACGTACAAAGTCGATAGGAAATTCGCAAAACGTCTTCAGAACTACTATGGAACCGAGGTCTTCGAGGTTTTAGGAAAAAAACCGAAACTGATCGGAAAAGGGATTCCTTTCTTTGAAGAAGAAGTCGTCTTCGCAGTGAAGGAAGAATTTGCGTTAGGCGTAACCGATATACTTGCGAGAAGATTTAGAATTCTTTTCTTAGATCTGGATCTGGCTCAAAAGATGATCGGACCCGTCGCGACGATTCTTACAAAACAACTCAAGTGGAAGGAAAAGACGAAGAAAAGGGAGGAAGAAGAAGCAATGGAATTGATTGGGAATTTGAAGAAGTCCTATAAGTAA
- the tyrS gene encoding tyrosine--tRNA ligase: protein MDIQKQIEIIRRGCVDLISEEELKAKLTRKGTLKIKAGFDPTAPDLHLGHFVQLKKLKHFQDLGHEVSFLLGDFTAMIGDPTGKSETRKRLSKEEVLENSKTYQSQVFKVLDPQKTKIVYNSTWCSEMKFEDVLVLSSKYNVARMLERDDFSKRYKAGQSISMIEFLYPLVQGYDSVAMECDVELGGTDQKFNLLVGRDLQREYGKEPQCVITLPLLVGLDGTKKMSKSLGNYVGITESPIEMFGKLMSISDDLMWNYFELLTDLPLPEIQNRKNGIERKELHPKEVKTELAKLIMDQFSSSSENEEAIEEWKKIHNPKSRAIPDDIPEVKLGEEFFAESSEPLLVWVLSKLSFVPSVSEARRLIKAGGLYLAEDKITDEKLAIQKGKEYLVRQGKKGKFLKILS, encoded by the coding sequence ATGGACATTCAAAAACAAATCGAAATTATCCGCCGGGGCTGTGTAGATCTCATCAGCGAAGAAGAACTCAAGGCCAAACTTACAAGAAAAGGAACGCTGAAAATCAAGGCTGGCTTTGATCCAACCGCTCCCGATCTCCATTTAGGACATTTTGTTCAACTCAAAAAACTCAAACACTTTCAGGACTTAGGTCATGAAGTTTCCTTTTTACTCGGCGATTTTACCGCGATGATCGGAGATCCGACGGGAAAATCGGAAACGAGAAAAAGACTCTCCAAAGAGGAAGTTTTAGAAAATTCCAAGACTTATCAGAGCCAAGTCTTCAAGGTCCTGGATCCGCAGAAAACCAAGATCGTGTACAATTCAACCTGGTGTAGCGAGATGAAGTTTGAGGACGTTCTTGTCCTCAGTTCGAAATACAACGTCGCAAGAATGTTGGAAAGGGACGATTTCAGCAAACGATACAAAGCCGGACAATCGATTTCAATGATAGAATTTCTGTATCCGTTAGTGCAGGGATATGATTCCGTTGCGATGGAATGCGACGTAGAACTCGGAGGGACCGATCAGAAATTCAATCTTCTCGTGGGAAGAGACTTACAGAGAGAATACGGAAAGGAACCTCAATGTGTCATCACACTTCCTCTGTTAGTCGGATTGGATGGAACCAAGAAGATGTCCAAGTCCCTCGGAAATTATGTCGGAATCACCGAGTCTCCTATCGAAATGTTCGGAAAACTCATGTCAATCAGTGACGATCTGATGTGGAATTATTTCGAACTTCTCACTGATCTCCCGCTTCCGGAAATTCAAAATCGAAAGAATGGAATCGAACGAAAAGAACTGCACCCGAAAGAAGTCAAAACGGAACTTGCGAAGTTGATCATGGATCAATTTTCTTCTTCTTCGGAAAACGAGGAAGCAATCGAGGAATGGAAAAAAATTCACAATCCGAAGTCCCGCGCCATTCCAGACGATATCCCTGAAGTAAAACTCGGAGAAGAATTTTTCGCAGAATCTTCCGAGCCATTGCTCGTTTGGGTTTTGAGCAAATTGTCCTTTGTTCCATCCGTCTCGGAAGCGAGGAGGCTGATCAAAGCCGGTGGACTTTATCTCGCGGAAGACAAGATCACCGATGAGAAACTCGCGATTCAAAAGGGAAAGGAATACTTAGTGAGACAGGGGAAAAAAGGAAAATTTTTAAAAATTCTTTCTTAA
- a CDS encoding polysaccharide deacetylase family protein produces the protein MLSEEESSELSRTISEIKRSGIESEVIERKFKMLRILFSIGFFTFLGSVSILTLTHKIFRLEATVEKQTVHITNLEETLTSLRLEEQQQEEELLKFKSELYDAVPDGDLSDQVLENKTILEALPGTDIGKNINRGNVNFKEIALTFDLGTGEDLKLLYEYLSKFPIKITLFVSNENPALKNGSLFSNTNIYYLKKLSQLGNRVVFGNHTWSHYNIPRSLYESSLRKRALLTYVSDEIPDTNFLQQEMRMVEEKFESITGKELTKLYRLPYGGFDPLVIKTFGKLGFAQHIFWSNNSVGSLDIPDFVYKKFIYKKDPQTGKTRILPNPNYKTRAESLDFLYRWEEADKNGMNGAIILMHLGSPRQTEKLIYILPDFIQEMLSKGYSFVTIPEIINDQQD, from the coding sequence ATGTTAAGTGAAGAAGAATCTTCCGAACTCTCGAGAACGATTTCCGAAATCAAAAGAAGCGGAATCGAATCGGAAGTGATCGAGAGAAAGTTTAAAATGCTTCGCATTTTATTTTCGATAGGATTTTTCACATTTTTGGGTTCCGTTTCGATTCTTACCCTAACACATAAGATCTTTCGATTGGAAGCGACCGTTGAAAAACAGACGGTTCACATCACGAATTTAGAGGAAACGTTAACCTCGCTTCGATTAGAGGAACAGCAACAAGAGGAAGAACTTCTCAAATTCAAATCCGAACTCTACGATGCGGTACCGGACGGAGATTTATCCGATCAAGTTTTAGAGAATAAAACCATTCTGGAAGCTCTTCCTGGAACGGATATCGGAAAGAATATAAATCGCGGAAACGTAAACTTTAAGGAAATCGCACTGACTTTCGATTTGGGCACCGGAGAGGATCTAAAACTACTCTACGAATATCTTTCTAAGTTTCCAATTAAGATTACCTTATTCGTCTCGAATGAAAACCCCGCCCTCAAGAACGGCTCCCTTTTTAGCAACACGAACATCTATTATTTAAAAAAACTCTCGCAACTGGGAAATCGAGTCGTCTTTGGAAATCATACATGGAGTCATTATAATATTCCAAGAAGCTTATATGAATCTTCTCTTCGAAAGAGAGCTCTACTGACATACGTTTCGGATGAGATTCCGGATACGAATTTTCTACAACAAGAAATGAGGATGGTGGAAGAAAAATTCGAATCGATTACTGGAAAAGAACTTACAAAGTTGTATCGTCTTCCCTATGGAGGTTTTGATCCTCTTGTGATTAAAACTTTCGGCAAACTCGGCTTTGCTCAACATATTTTTTGGAGCAATAACTCAGTCGGTTCCTTGGATATTCCGGATTTCGTATATAAGAAATTCATTTACAAAAAAGATCCGCAAACCGGAAAGACTCGAATTCTACCGAACCCAAATTACAAAACAAGGGCGGAATCTCTCGACTTCTTATATCGTTGGGAAGAAGCGGATAAGAATGGGATGAACGGAGCTATTATTTTGATGCACTTAGGCTCTCCAAGACAAACGGAGAAGTTGATTTACATTCTTCCGGATTTTATCCAAGAGATGCTCTCAAAAGGTTATAGCTTTGTGACGATTCCAGAGATCATCAATGATCAACAGGATTGA